A region of the Mangifera indica cultivar Alphonso chromosome 10, CATAS_Mindica_2.1, whole genome shotgun sequence genome:
CTCAGTCCTCAGTTATACTACAATACACTGGTGACTCTTGAATTTTGTATCAAGAATAATTCTGCAGTTGGACACTGTATTGGCATTTTGTTTACAGTGACACCCTTCAAAGAGCTCAGCTTTTTGTGTGCCTCAGCGGGAACATCAGCAAAGTATGCATGAATTAAGACACTCAAACGAGGTACTAATGACTCCAGCTCAGAGCACTCATGAGTAAATGCTTGTGGTTGATGAGAATCCAGATTCATCAAAAGATTTGGCTCATCAAACTGAATCCTGGTAGCACCAGCAGCCTTCCAACCCAACCACAACCTCCCTGCCTGGTTTAGTAAAATCAATTGGGACAATCAAGGAAAGAAATATCTACAGAGTACAATCAGCAACATGAGCATACTGACTAAAATCAAGCATATCTAACATTAATAAACATTGTTCCCATATGGCTTTTAGATAGGCAGAATCTGTCTAATAATGGGATTAAGGGAAAAGGATTTCTCCACACTCTGTGCTGGAATAGACAGTAACTACAAGGAGAGGAACAGAATTAACTCAAAACTGCAGTAGAGAAAGGCAAACAACATGAAAATTCGTCgatcaaaaaattcataaaaagttaAGTAAAGAAATTATAGAACTCAGAATATTAGTCATTTGATGTATATTCGTCAAAAGAAATTCCCTTAATCGAACATCAGCAACACAAACTGGAAAACTCTGTGATACAATCCAAAAGTTTCCTATTATCCTCAATTTACAAATGTTATACTATAAGAGCAAAATCATAAAGTTCAAAATATTGTGGTTAATTATACTGCTCGAAAACATTGAAGATTAATAAGAACCCTTGTATGTTTCATTTGGTTGAGATTATGTATACCCCACAAACAAaactttcattttaatttcacaaaattataGATGAACTTCTAATTTATTCGTATTTGATCATCTTATAAGTATATCATtcatgttataatataatatcaataatatctAAGCAAACTTATGTCTTTAGCCATGGAAATGGCTGTAGTCAAATCATATGTGAATTTACTTTTAACAATTGAGAATCAATAAGATGAAATGCATCCATGTAGTCCAATATTGTGCAAAAGTACAATGCACAACCAATTAGATATATAGCAGACTATTATCAAGTGCATGCTCGAAACAAGAGCTGCTATAAACCTTTCTCTTATCAGAAAAATATTGTCTAAAATTTTGAGACAGTAAGTTAATAAACATTGGATTGAAATGGAAGTAATACAACAGTTAAAATACAATATCAAGCCGAAGATATAAACACTTAAGGGTAAAACTCATTGTGAATCTAATTGGTTTTTGGTACTAATGCAGCAATATATGCATCAATCGCTCAAATATCAGATATTATGTCATTTAAATTTCATCATGAAGATAAAAGAACTGAAAAAAGAGGGCTTACTCAAACTATAATCTCTAGAGTGCAAAAACACACCAAGTCCTCAGTCAAATCCAACCATTGAGTAAATGAAATGCATTTTAACCTCAGCCATGCCCCTTGATCATCAACAATCTTGAGTGAGATTTATCTAAGCTTGCACTCCGCAACATGAGAGATTCAACAACTCAaagcataaaataataatgatgatgataataaatgAAGAGACACTCATATGATCAATCTGCACCTGAGAATAAGGAACCGATTTACTTTTAGGCCACAAGAAATGGGTGGAACAAAGTTGGAGATCTACACACATCAATTTTGCAGCTTCCCATTTATTTCACGCATCAGTAAACTTGAGTTATCAACCATGCATTTGGTTCCATACACTATCTCGCTCCACAGTTCGTGCCTAGGAGCTGGTTTAAGATATCTTAATTGCTTGAGAGGTTCTGAAATAACAGATTTTCTATACACCTCCTTTGCTGGTAGTACATGTTCCCACCAAAAATCAGAGAGTGCAATTTTCAAAACATCCCAGTACTCTGAATCTCTATATAACCTGAATAGACTACTACCTTTAGGTGTCCAAACATAAAAATCCATCCAGTCCCTGTCTAAGATTTCCATTAAGCCCTGAGCTTGTGGGATATAATAAGAGGGCACTCGCTTCCATGGGGAGGCCCTTGTCATATCCCCACCAAAATACGGGCACTTGATCTCAAGCACTCCTCCAGAAGGCAAACCATAAACAATGCCATCAACCAACCCATCTGGTGAAGCCGCCAACCAATCATCTTCTGATTTTTTATGGTCGTAGACCTGAAAATTAGGAAACAAGACAGTATTTCCCGTAATCAGCTTGTATCTTTCGAGAGCTTCCTCTTCTTTGATATTGCTCCAACACGTAGCCAGGTTACCAGAAAATGGTTCAATTGCCCCAATTTTCTCTAACCAGAGCTGAACTCTCCGACAAGGCCAGAAACCAATAGCTCCAGCAAAAGTGCTTGCTGTCAGCTTATGTTTCCTTGATTCTTGCCAGTTTTTGAACCAGTGCTGAAGACTGCTTGACTGGAGAATAGAATAACTCTCACCAGATGCATAATTCAAAGAATGACAATGGCTTGAATATCCTTTAGATGTACTGTTAAAACTTTGAACACCAAGGCCGAGCCCTCTGCTAGCTGATTCTAACAAATTATGAGTGCTATGGGTTCTTTTAAAGCTAAAATCAGTAAGACAAGCACTTATACTACGTCTACTCTTGTAATTGTTATATGAAAGTAGACCAACAAGGGGAAAGCAAGAAGCAAAACTTTCActgccaaaaaaaaaacctttagtCAGTGGGATCGAAGGAATTATCTACATTAATATGATAGCAtaataatagcaaactcatcaAAACCTagatatatgaacaaaaaatggACAATCATAAATATCTGAACGCATAACAATGGAACAACATTGCCAAAGAAATTCTCAAACATGATCAAGATTTAGGGTAAAACCGAATTATGCTTTAACCCGAAGGGGagaaaatttcaaacattttggCCTAACGACATTCATATCATTTCTGATTACCAAAAGTACACTCTGCACCTAAACCCAAAGAAGCCGAAACAAactattaacaataaaaataaacaatttacagttaaaataaaaaataaaaaataaaaccatccTAGTAAAAACACTTTTCGTGCTTCATATTGCActtttcacataaaaataatctcatatgaagaaagaaaaatcatttgaaagtTAGCACTGACTAACCGTGGGAACTTATAAGAGCCATGATGCATAGAGACTAAAGCAGGAAAAGCAGAGAGTGGATGAAGTAAGTCTTGCGTGTTCGATAAATTTCACTTTATCATTTGTCTCCCTGAAGCCAGTAAGGGTTTTAGGCGAAGGGCTTTAGATGCCTTTAAAAAGGGGTCCGAATCGTGTTTGGAATTTACGGTATGACCCACTGCTTAGTTTCCAATATTTTTTGACCCGAAGGGTATTATAGACAGAAATgcataaacaaaacaaaaaactttttggaattaaaaaacCAAGCAAAGGAACGTTTACGAGACAAGTGAGCACCAACCTCATCCAAGAGTTAGAATTCGAGTCTCTACTCTCCATCCCTAAACTCCAGCTAAATGTCATAAGAAAAGTGATTCTATGTATTGAGTGAGTATGACATAAGATGATTGAAAACAATTACTTTGGAGATGAAGACTGAAAATTAAAGAACGGCGGCGTAGACGGTGATGGATCCGAAGTTATAATAATGTAAAAGTACCTCTCAATATTTCAATATCGAAACTCATGAAGGCATATATACGGTCATCTTCTTTGTGTAAGGCTGCTTTAAAGGTGTGTATATGCCTTACTGATGagaaaatttccttttttattccCCTCCGGACTCTCGTTCTGCTTAGATCTAATGAATGGATATGATaatttctttgttgtttttgtttgtgtgattttggTTTTTTCGGTTCTAGCTAATATGAGATTTGCAATTTTGTTTACTTCTAATTCCCttgattacctcagtaatcaaCTGTTTCACATGTTCGTTTCTTTGGCAGAACTGATGCCAAGTAAACGGTGAAATACTATGTTGAGTTGTTCTTTGCTTGCGTTCATATGACAAGGTTTTGATTACCAGGCAGTGGTCGATAGTCATGTGaattagggatggcaacggaAAAGGGCGTGGAGCAATCCCCGTCCCTATCCCGTCTCGTTATgggaatgaaaatgatttttcttcatttctccattaaaaaaaatctgcaCCCCATCTCCTTCTCGTATCTACGAGAGAAAATCTCCGTTttatatcttataaatatagtataaatatattaaataataaaattaagtaaaattaaaactgatttactattttaaatattacaaaattaatatattaattgttttaatatgtataataaaaatataaataaatttgaaaaaaataaataatctaaaactataaaaatatgttaatattttaagtaaatatattaatacaaaGCGATGAGAACGGAGGTATGTCTTTGATTGcgagaattttttttatctccatCCCCGTCTCCTTTCTTGTTTCTCTCGAAGAATTCCCTTTCCGTTAAAATCAGAGCCCATAAAATTAGaccaaaattgtcatctctaatgtGAATGATATGTCTGCTCATTCCTTTATCCATCTAAAAACTGTTACATGTTGTGAAAACTTGTCCAGCTTTCGTATAATTCTACCATATGTTTAGcattataatattaatcatgAAGGAGAACAGTACTATGGGATAAGCTGACCTTTAAAATGTTCAAGTTGTGGGACTGACAACAATGAAATGGCGGTCTTTTTAGGACTATCCAATGATACATTGTATTCCCAAATAACAATGTATGCTAACCATGTTTGAGGTTTTAGATTATACAAATTCTTGGTTGACGTTTGGTTTGTAGACAGAACTTCTATAAACCTCCATTAATGGATACCTGTTGCCAATGATAGGAATTCAAGTAGGCTTTGGATTTCAActcatgaaaatatttttacatttcaTTTGGTACTGTTTTATTGACATTGTTCAACACATGAGAATATTGTTCATTTGAAAAGATCTGATTTGTTGATTACTTAAACCATTTACTTTTGATCATCTGTCTTGCAGGTCTTGTCTAAGACATTGACTATTGATGAGCTTTTCTATTTGAATCAACAGTTTGCACTGTTAGAGCCAAACAAAAATGGTTGCATAACGTTGAAGAATATAAAGATGGTTGGTGTCATATTTGCCTCTCAGTCTCTCTCCCTATATCAGATAGTTATTTATGCTATTCATAGTTCACGGTTCAAGCCCTGATTAGAAATGCAACAGATGCAATGAAGGATTCGCGCATCCCTGATTTTCTGGCCTCAGTGTGAACTCTATCCCTATTGTTTAAGCATTTTGCAGAATTTTGATAATCTACAGAGTAGTAGCCTCCTAAAATGCTTACTTTTCATCTCCATTGTACAACAGTTAAATGCACTTCAATACAGAAAGATggaatttgaagaattttgtgCAGCTGCTTTAAATGTCAATCAGCTGGAGGCACTTGAGAATTGGGAACAGCATGCACACTGTGCATATGAGCTTTTTGAGAAGGATGGGAACAGGGCTATTGTTATCAATGAACTTGCTTCAGTAAGTTAGAagttttaaacaaaatcaaaattttcagattaGTAGAGCATGTTGCCCTTAgctaaaatatcttaaaaattttaaccatcAAATTGGGGCTCTGTTTATGTTGTTTGCAAATTGGATGCAGAGGGCACCGAGAGAGGGGAGAATCATGCACTTAACCTATCCccttgttttttcattttcggTTAGTCGATATTTTGCTTATTTCCTTCTGAAATTTGTTTCAGGAACTTGGACTTGGTCCCATTCCACTGCATACTGTTCTCAATGACTGGATAAGACACACTGATGGGAAGCTAGCTAAGCTTTCTTGGATTTGTCAAACTGTTGCACAGGTTGTCCAGCCGAACCCTGGTGAAGACACAGTGAAGATCAAAATTTGCGATACATGTGAAAGTAATTTTCTTAAGCTTCGATGCCAAAAAAAATGCACATGATGTGAGCATTCACATCCACAACCAGCAACAACGATTGATTTTTTTCAAGCATCATAAAGTTGCAATAGTTCCCCTAACACTCCACTTCAGCCAGAAGGCTTCTCGCTCATTTCAATTCACCCAGAGGAGTTTTAACCATCCAGAAATTGCATA
Encoded here:
- the LOC123226701 gene encoding uncharacterized protein LOC123226701; the protein is MHHGSYKFPRESFASCFPLVGLLSYNNYKSRRSISACLTDFSFKRTHSTHNLLESASRGLGLGVQSFNSTSKGYSSHCHSLNYASGESYSILQSSSLQHWFKNWQESRKHKLTASTFAGAIGFWPCRRVQLWLEKIGAIEPFSGNLATCWSNIKEEEALERYKLITGNTVLFPNFQVYDHKKSEDDWLAASPDGLVDGIVYGLPSGGVLEIKCPYFGGDMTRASPWKRVPSYYIPQAQGLMEILDRDWMDFYVWTPKGSSLFRLYRDSEYWDVLKIALSDFWWEHVLPAKEVYRKSVISEPLKQLRYLKPAPRHELWSEIVYGTKCMVDNSSLLMREINGKLQN
- the LOC123226703 gene encoding CDPK-related protein kinase-like produces the protein MKDSRIPDFLASLNALQYRKMEFEEFCAAALNVNQLEALENWEQHAHCAYELFEKDGNRAIVINELASELGLGPIPLHTVLNDWIRHTDGKLAKLSWICQTVAQVVQPNPGEDTVKIKICDTCESNFLKLRCQKKCT